One Phocoena phocoena chromosome 5, mPhoPho1.1, whole genome shotgun sequence genomic window, GGGAGAAGAGTGCAGTAGATAAAGCAGAAAGGTGGGCAgaaatgctggagaaaagggtatgtggggaggaaggtgatagaAGGGACCCTGAGGAGACAGTAATTGTTGAACTTCCTTTGTACTAGGAAGCTGGCCATTAAATCCAATGTTGTAAAGACCataacacaagaaaaataattacaaccaataatgaaaataaagaggaagCAGGGGCAACGAGATTAAGTGACTAGGCCAAGGTCATACACATGGTggagagcagagctgggatccaaGATGTTGGATCCAAAGGCCACGTTTGTACCTACTGCAGACACAGCCTCCAGTGTAATCGCTGGTAGAAGTCAAGGGCATCTCTAGTGCCAAATCTCAGTAATGATGTTATTTAGACAGTGTGTGACACCGACACACACAGCAAGTTAAACCACTGTTCAGGTGCCTGGATGTCGACCAGTAGTGTAAACTTCCTACTGGATGGCGGTTCTAAAGCAGACCGAACATTCTAGGGCAGTCACAATTAGAAAGACAGGAGACTAAACAGTTCTTTCAACGCCGAGCTTCTCTGAGCAACACGGTCAGCTTTCTGTTGCCATGAGACTGGTTTTGGAGTATCTTTCTTGGATTTGCGGTTGGCCCGGAAAATTCTGACTAAAAGCCATTCCCCACCGCAGAAACACTATACTTTATGAGAACTGACAATGGGAAGGACGATATGTGATCCCATGAAGCATTTCCAGGATCCAACCTTAAGTAGAATATCTAGAACACCAAATTCAATCCATGTTGGGCTAAAGATGATGGAAGAACTATATACACATAGTCTGGAACGAtggaaaaaaacaagataaaaatgatTTCTGGGGTAAAGTGGCAAAATCATGTGTGACCAAATCACTGAGAACGTGACGTAACGCGTGTAACAGAGCACATAGTTTTTGGAGAGATTCTCCCATCTGGCCCAGGGGCTGCCCCGAACGACAAGGCAGTCCCGTCTGGCAATTCACACCACATCCTGAGCGGGAAGCTCCAGCTTCCATTCCAGTTCCGAGATGCACGCCGCTAGGTAAATGCCAGGCAGACCTCAATATACTTACTCTTGTAACAGTGCTTGCGGGGGGGACACTGAGTTCATTAAAGGGGGTGACATTTCTTCAGGATAATAATCTGTCCTCTGTGGTTCGATCCCaggttctattttaatttttttctgtaatagaGGCTTCTCATATGATTCAATTACAGGgactacaaaataaaaatagaaaagttacTCTATGTACCATTTACCGATTTCAGCCTTTAAAAGCTTATTGCACGGCTTCTAGCTACCACACTGATGTGTATCTATTTGCCTTTGGCAAAATGACAGCAGAAATGAATCGGTGGGTGCTTCTTGTTCCTCCTAACGATTACTTTGTCAGCAAGCACCGTATGGAGGAAGCTGGACTTTTAAGACATCAGCCCCCAAAGGATTTCTTCCTTATGACGTTTGGTTATCTCCTTGTTACCCCAGCCTTCTGCCTCTGACCAGTCAGTAAACAAGGTGGCTTTTAATAGTTATTAGTTATCACATGGTCTAAAGGTATTTCTTAAATGACTTTTTGCACCTAGAACCATGCTGGTattcaataaagtaaaatataaagtcaAGATTCTTATTATCCCCAAGTTGACAAGTATATAGTGAAACTAATCATTTCATGGCATTTAACAGACAGCCTCATTCTTGGGAGATCTTCCAGTgtcaacacttaaaaaaaaaaaaagcaaacacctTAGGCAGACTCTAAGTCGAATATTTCCTTTTCAGAGTGCAAGAGCTCTTGgccccttgcctcctttgctccCTCACCCAGACTATCTGGTGAAGACCCGGTAAGTCCGGACTAAGCAGCGGGGCGGCAGTGTGGGCGAGTGGCAGAATTTACCTTGCATGCTACTACTGGAATTTTCCATCTCGTCCGACAGGGAGACCATGAGCGGCTGCTGGAGGTGGCTGGTGTACATGAAGGGGACGGGCTGCACGACAACAGGCTGGATGACGGGCAGGATGCCGGGGCTCCGGATGCCGTGGCGGGAGAGGGCCGCAGCCATCACAGGCGGCATGGACAGCGGCACGCTGAAGGGCTGCacgccgggcggcggcggcggcgagtaCTTCTTCCCCGGTGGGCTGGACGAGGGCAGGCTCAGCCCTGGCGAGGCTCTCCGGTGCAAGGACTGGAACttcagggaggagggggagttCCCGGCAGAGGGTGGCGAGCTCCGCTTGTTCACGGTGAGGTCCACCGGCTCCATCTGCATCCCATGCGACAGGCCTTCTGGGGTCTGGAAGAACTTATCAGATAACGGTGTGGAGTAGATGACGCCATACTTGTTGGGCTTCATCGACTCCATGTAATTAGACGGGTATGACTATTGGAAAAGAAAGACGTAAACGTGTCAATAGCCAAGTAAGTGTGTTTGCTTGAAACACGAATTAAGACAAAAAAGTACAACAAGTCACCTTCAATCACATGGATTTTAATAAGTGGTTTGGGTTTAGATACATGCTTGACCCTAAAACAATGCTATGAGAGACAGCTGGTCTAATAAACGTAAGTACTAAAGTTaatgtggtgggcttccctggtggcgcagtggttgagagtccgcctgctgatacaggggacacgggttcgtgcccgggtccgggaagatcccacatgccgcggagcggctgcacccgtgagccatggccgctgagcctgagcgtccggagcctgtgctccgtaatgggagaggccacaacagtgagaggcccgtgtaccacaaaaaaataaaataaaataaaaaaatacagtttacgTGGTAACTGCGTCACACGAAAAATCTCAAATTTAATTCTACGATTATGGCCATGTCCAATGTTAAGGCAGAGGATGACACCTGGAAAAATTCTAAAATAGGTTATGAAACAGAAGGCTTGTGGGCCTTTATCATTAGGAGTTGGCGTTGAGGTTCACCAAGAATCAGCCAAGCCAACTAACCTTGCTGATCTTCTGGTGAGGTTTCTTACTTGGCAGGAAATACTCTCCCTGGCTTTAGTGCCCTCCAGCTCAGCAGAAAGACACTGAATGTTTCTCATACGCTGTGTATAACAGGGACAAGCGGAGCTGCATGGTAGTACCTTAGGATGGTCTTCAGCCACTGACACATCCATGCTACGAGTCCCGGccttagcactgaaagtcctacATCCCAGGAAATGCCTCAATCTCAGGCACACCAGGATGGCCAGTCACCCTACACACCTATACACGGTAGAAGGCCACCCACATGAGGGTGATTATGTTCTTGGCTCCAACTTGTGCGATGGACTTATTCACAGTTTGAATGAAACTGTAGAAGGTGACTTAATCTCCAAATTTGTGGATGACACAGAACTGTAAGAACGAGCTAATGTAACAGCACTCAAATAAAGACACGTGACACTGGAAGGGACCTGCACACGAGCCGAGGTCCTGCCTTGTCTCCTTTCCACCCTGCTACCCCCCTCATCAAAAGAGGCTGCAGGACAACCTAACAAGATAATCTAAGATCTGTTCCACAACTGACCTGATTTATCTTCAAGTACATTTCTCTCTTATAATATCAAGGTAATCTAACTCATTTACCAGCTTTAAATATAAATCAATCGTAATTGCACACTATGGGTTCTGTCCTTGGCCATGGAATTCACCAAAATTACTTCTGTAccttagctaaaattaaaaaatagaaaactttgtTGTAGAatgctttaaaacaaattaaactcAACATAAGTCATTTTCTTTACTTGTAGGCATTTTAGGGAAACTGAAATTTTTAGTGGTAACATGTCAAGTCTGCCTGCAGAAAATTActtgtattttaatgttttacagTGAAAGTGAAGAGTAGCATACCGTGCCTCTCTTCCAGCTCTAAATTCCGATGTGTTTATGATTCTGAGGCTACACTAGCTCATGATGCAACTGAGAAAACCCACCAGTGGGGCCTTATAATGAAACAGCTTAAACGCACTATTCATTTCTgagcctccccagcccctccaatGGCCACTAATTTGAGTTTTAAATAACTGTGGAATAGCAGTGTTTTTGACTGGGATTACCACTGAGATCACacccttctcctctctgggcctcactggGTAAATCTCCACCTGACTATGCGTCACAATTAGCTGTGCTGCTTTAAAATTCCAGATGCCCGATTCCTTCTCTGGGCCAACTGAGCATCAGAGTATCGGAAAGTAAGGGGACAGGCAGGTACTTATCTTAATCTGGTTTTGATGTCAGTTTCTCATCGTTAAGATGCACTTTGTTCTtttgtccttcctttctttaccTGTATCCTCATTTGTAACCTACAGAACCACATGGAACAGTGACTCCTGCAGTCTGGTGTACATCTCTCTGATAAGACACAGAGCTTTAGAACAGTTATGTGTTTATTTAAGTGCATTAAGAAAAAACTATGTTTATGttcccttttaaaataacttttacagTAGTGATACAAAGttcccttttaaaataactttattatgtTAAAAAGCAATTCTATCTCTAGGGCaagaaaaattactaaataaatattaagagtgCAGGAGCCATGAGGATATGGCAAAATCTGTCAAGGTGGTATTGGATACCCACCTTCCAGGAGGTTGTGAGGTTAAGATTAAAATTGGACTCAATGAGATACCTATGTGATGAACTTTAACACACACCATGGTCCTGGGAGTCCCTTGTCTTCCTTCCTTATACAAGAGGTGTGCACTGCAATGGGCTTTGATGCTCCCTAtcagggcttctcaaactttactgaGCACACAGATtcacctgggaatcttgttaaaagaCAGGTTCTGAATTACTGCGGAGTGGCCTAAGGTGCCACAGACCACCCTTGGAACAGCCTGGCTCTAAATGACAGAGATAcagaataaaaatactaatttttattattaaaatggtaTACTGTTTAAATGCAATTTAAAGACAGAGGCGGGGAGAATTTTCACGAATAATACTGCTTAAAAACAAGGACATGAGGATATAAAATCAGGAAACATGAAtttgtaaaaatatacaaattggttttttaaaatagctttgaaTTACATATTAAGGATCAAATGAGGTAAAGACTGTTTCTACCTTTCTTTAGAACTAGACACACACAGGTGCAACACAAGGTGAGAGGCCCAAAATATACAGTAATATTAATATGaaatagatttaaatttaaatattgaaataggcaaaagaaaaagaggcacaaggtttgctaacaaaaaattacaaactttGTACAATGAGGGTTTAAGGAAGTAATTAActataggaggaaaaaaagatttctccTGGTTCTAAAGTTTAACCATCTTGATATA contains:
- the KLF3 gene encoding Krueppel-like factor 3; amino-acid sequence: MLMFDPVPVKQEAMDPVSVSYPSNYMESMKPNKYGVIYSTPLSDKFFQTPEGLSHGMQMEPVDLTVNKRSSPPSAGNSPSSLKFQSLHRRASPGLSLPSSSPPGKKYSPPPPPGVQPFSVPLSMPPVMAAALSRHGIRSPGILPVIQPVVVQPVPFMYTSHLQQPLMVSLSDEMENSSSSMQVPVIESYEKPLLQKKIKIEPGIEPQRTDYYPEEMSPPLMNSVSPPQALLQENHPSVIVQPGKRPLPVESPDTQRKRRIHRCDYDGCNKVYTKSSHLKAHRRTHTGEKPYKCTWEGCTWKFARSDELTRHFRKHTGIKPFQCPDCDRSFSRSDHLALHRKRHMLV